The sequence AAACGTGGGTGTTGATTAAAACGTTGGAAAATATCATTTTTTTGAATAAATAGCTGTTCTGGTGCTAAAATCGGAAATTGACTATCATGACAACGGTCATCATAACGCCGTGTAATTTCTGCCCAATGTTGGTCAAATTCCTGTTCTAAATGCTGTGGGGTAATCAATAAACTATCCAGCGGAATATAATCTAGGAAACAGCTTTGTTTAAATTGTTGTTCATCAAAAAATAAAGGTAAATAATATTCAATCCCTTGACTGGCAATACCGTCCATCACATCTTGATAAATGCTATGACGTTTGGCATTTGTGGTCGGAAAACATTGGGCATAACGCTCACGGAATGTGCTACGACCTTCAATCAATGGAAATTCTTTGGCAGGTAAAACGATAAATTCATCAATTTTTTCAGTCGTGCGTTGGCTTTCAGGGTCAAAATAACGCAAACTTTCTACCGTATCATCAAATAAATCAATGCGAATAGGAAAATTTTGCCCTGATGCAAAAATATCCATCAAACTACCACGCACGGCAAATTCGCCATGTTCATAAACCGTATCAACGGCATGATAACCCGCTTGAATCAGTTGTTCACGCATTTGTGTTACGTTAAATGCTTGTCCTTTTTTAATATTAAAATGCTGTCCGAGTAACCATGATGGTGGACAAACACGTTGCATCAAGGTATTGGCAGAAATGAGAACAATCCCTGTAGATGGAATATTCATCAATAATTGCAAACGTTCAGAAATAATATCTTGATGGGGTGATAAACGGTCATATGGTAAAGTTTCCCAATCTGGAAAAACGTATGGCGTTATGCCATAAAATTGTAATTCGTCTTCTAATTGTTGCAAATGGGTTGAATTACGAGCAATCATCACAAGCAAATGTTGATGAGTGATTTTACTATATAATAAACTACCAATAGAGCCTTGAATATTTCCCAACCAACGGCGTTCGCCAGCTTTTAGCTTATTTAAATTCAAATATTGTAAAACTTGCTGTATACTTTTCATACAAAATATAAACTAGATAAAGATACGATATACTAACATAATTTATAGCAAGATAAATATAGATCACAAAAATAGAGTGGCACTCACCACTCTATTTATAGATTTTCGCAAACTATCAATTAAGTAGCTGGTGCAACTGGCGGTGGTAGATTATCATCTAACTGCCCTGCAAATGCTTTATCTAACTGTTCCTTATCTAAAGCATCTTCCCAACGAGCCACAACAATTGTCGCACACGCATTACCTACTAAGTTAGTTAAAGCACGACATTCTGACATAAAGCGGTCAATCCCTAAAATCAATGCCATACCTTCAAGTGGAATACTAGGTACCATTTGAATAGTTGCCGCTAAAGTAATAAAGCCTGCACCTGTAACACCCGCCGCACCTTTCGAACTCACCATCGCAACTAATAATAAGGTAATTTGTTCAAATAATGTCAAGTCAATGCCATAAGCCTGTGCAATAAATAATGCAGCCATTGTCATATAAATGTTAGTACCATCAAGGTTAAACGAATAACCTGTAGGAATTACCAAACCCACCACTGACTTTTCACAACCAGCTTTTTCCATTTTTTTCATTAAAGTAGGTAAAGCTGCTTCTGATGAACTTGTCCCTAACACTAACCATAATTCTTCTTTGATATAACGAATCATTTTAAAAATAGAAAATCCATTATATTTCGCCACTGCACCTAGCACAATAAATACGAACAATAAAGAAGTGATATAGAATGTTGCAATCAACGTCATCAAACTGGTTAAAGAACTTAAACCGTATTTACCAATTGTGAATGCCATCGCACCAAACGCACCGATTGGAGCAAGTTTCATAATCAAATTCACAATGATAAAAATCGGTTCTGCAAGTTGTTGTAAAAATTCAGTAATTGGGCGACCAGCTTCACCACTTTTTGAAAGTGCATAACCAAACAATACTGATACAAACAACACTTGCAAGATATTATTCCCAACCAAAGGACTTACCAATGTATTTGGAATAATCGCCATTAAAAACTCAACCACACCTGATTTTTGAGCTTTTTCACCATATTCGGTAACTTTTGCAGCACCTTTAGCAATGGTTTCAGGGTTAATATTCATACCTGCACCAGGTTGAATGACATTACCGACCACAAGACCAATAATTAAGGCTAAGGTTGAAAAGGTTAAAAAGTAAATCATTGCCTTAGTAGCAACACGACCAACTGTTTTCATGTTGTTCATGCCTGCAATACCAGTTACAATGGTTAAGAAAATAACGGGAGCAATAATCATTTTTACTAATTGGATAAAGGCTTTACCCAACGGTTCTAATGAAGCACCAACTTTTGGTGCAAAATGACCTAGTAAAATACCAGCAATAATTGCAACTACCACCCAGAAATAGAGGGCTTTATAGAAGGGAGCTTTTTTAACAACCATAATCAATACTTCTTTATGTTACCATGCGACAGCGAGGTAAACTATATCAACTCGTCTATGCTTACGGATATGAAAAATATCAAATCAAATAAGTTACGACTATACCATTTAGCACTTTTTAACTAATTTTTAAAATGAGTTCTTTTTTTGCTAGTGCTATTATAATTTATTCAATGATTTAAAAAATACGACTTAAGTAGAATGTGCAACACACATCAAAATATGCTAGCACATAATGTACACTCTAGCATCTTAAGTAAACCCATATATCCATCATTAAATACAAATTATATCATTGCAAACTCAGATTAATTTAAAAAGTACCATGCTAAAAAGAATTTAAATTATCAAAATCAAATACATAATGTCATATTAAAAGCAACAGCCTAATAAAGTTACAATATCATACAACATTATCTACACTTAAATCATAACTAAAGATAACAGATTTTAACAGTATTGAAAATATTTTTTACAACAAACTGTAAAAATATTAAGCTAAACTCACAGTAACTAGATAATCAATTTAACGATTTGTACAAATAATCCACAGTCAAACAATTATTTCTAAAATAATGCTTGAATTACCTCTAAAATACACTATAATACACATCACAAGCCGACATAGCTCAGTTGGTAGAGCAACTGACTTGTAATCAGTAGGTCATCAGTTCGAATCCGATTGTCGGCACCATATTTAAAAAATCCAGTTTTTATAACTGGATTTTTTTCATGCATAAAAATAAGTGATTTTGTTATGACTGTTTTATTTAGTATTATTATTTTACATTTTCTTGCTCAAATTACTCCCGGCCCTGATATTTTACTCATTAGCAAAATAGCGATGACTAAAGGCAAAATCCCTGCGATTTTTTCTATTACAGGCATTACACTTGGTATTGCCATTTGGATTATTTTAACATTAACAGGGTTCAGTCTATTATTAAGTCAATTTACATGGATACAACCACTTATTATGCTGTTTGGTGCAATATTTTTAGCAAAAATGGGTATTGCCATGATTCGTTCATATCATGCACAAACGCAAAAATTAGCCCATGCTCAACAAGGAGAAAATCCCCACCCGCACATTGATGAACCCAATATTCAACAACAAAGCAATTTGCAATATCTCACACAAGGACTTCTGACTAATCTAGCTAATCCTAAAGCAGTAATTTATTTCGCAAGTGTATTTTCTTTAGCCATTAAATCACCTGAATTACAAAGTCTTAAATCTGTTTTAGCGATTGTGGTGATTATCGAAACATTTTTAGTGTTTTTAGCTTTAGCTTGGGCATTATCACACCCTAAAATCCAACCACTTTATCAAAAAAATGAACGTTATATTGATGGTATTGCAGGTTTATGTTTTGTGGCTTTTGCCCTATTTTTAGCAGTCGATGGTGTAAAGGGATTAAGTACTTAAGATTAATCCACTAAACCTAATGCGATTTTAATTGGTTTATAACTACGGCGATGTTCGACTAAAACACCATATTGTTCAATCGCTTGCAAATGTGCTTTGGTTGGATAACCTTTATGTTGAGCAAAACCATAGTGAGGATATTGTTTATCCAATGCTAATAATTGACGGTCTCTGGTTACTTTTGCCAAAATACTCGCCGCACTAATTTCAGCGTGTAACGCATCGCCACCAACCACCGCTTCACACTCAATTGTCATGGTTTTAGGAATTTTATTACCATCAATCAACACTTTATTTGGTGTCATTTTTAAGCCATCAACCGCTCGTTGCATAGCAAGCAATGTGGCATTTAAAATATTCAACTCATCAATTTCATCATGGCTTGCTTCTGCAATCGACCATGCCAAGGCTTTTTGTTGAATTTCCACAAATAATTGCTCACGCTTTTTCTCTGATAATTTTTTAGAATCATTCAAACCCACAATCGGATTTTGTGGGTCTAAAATCACCGCAGCAGCCACCACAGAACCAATCAATGGTCCACGCCCTGCTTCATCTACACCAGCAATTAACATCATTTTAAAACTCAATTATCAATTCATCAATTTAATGGAATTATTTTACCTTAATTCCGAGTTTTTTGCTAAAATATAAATCATTTTTACAATCACGAGAACAATAACATGATTGGCTCACTTATGCTTGATATTCAAGGTACAACACTTTCAAGTGAAGATATTGAATTATTAAAAGCATCTCATGTTGGTGGATTAATTTTATTTTCACGCAATATAGAATCACCACAACAAGTGCGTGCATTGACTGACCATATTCGCCAAATTCGACCAGAAATTTTGATTGCTGTCGATCAAGAAGGTGGGCGTGTACAACGTTTACGTCAAGGCTTTAGCCGTTTACCTGCAATGGGGCGTTTAGGCGAATTATACCAGCAACAACCACAACAAGCGATTGATTTAGCTGAACAATCTGGCTGGTTAATGGCAACGGAAGTACTTGCTGTCGGTATTGATTTTAGTTTTGCTCCTGTACTTGATATTAATGATATTAGTGATGTAATTGGCGACCGTGCTTTTGCAGATAATCCTGATGATATTATCATTTTAGCAGGTGCATTTATGCGTGGTATGCACAGTGCAGGTATGGCAACTACAGGCAAACATTTCCCTGGACATGGTTCTGTTAAGGCTGATACCCATCATGTACCTGCGGTTGATGACCGCTGTTATGACGAAATTTTTGCTAAAGATATGCAAAGTTTTATCCAACTGATGCCACAACTTGATGCACTCATGCCTGCTCATGTCATTTATCCACAAGTTGATGAAAATCCTGCAGGTTTTTCTTCATTTTGGATACAAGAAGTTTTGCGTAAACGCTTAAATTTTGATGGTGTATTATTTTCTGATGATTTAAGTATGCAAGCCGCTTGTGTTGCAGGTAATGCCGATGCTCGTATTCTCGCCGCATTAAATGCAGGTTGTGATATGGGCTTAGTGTGTAATGACCGCCCATCAGCTATCATTGCTTTACAAGGTTTACAACAAGCTAATATTTCCATGCCAAAGCAAGCACGTTTAGAAAAAATGCGTGGTCAAATTCCAGAAATTAACATTGCAAGCCAATTTGATTTAGGCGATGAATGGAAAGTAGTACAACACAATATCCATCAATTTATTGACATGGTATAAATCATGATAAATGAAAAATTCAGCATAGAAAAAGTCTTATCTGTACATAAATACACCGATACACTGTTTAGTTTTACCCTAACACGTCCTGCACATTTTAAATTTACCGCAGGACAATTTGCACGTTTAGGCATTTTAGTCGATGGTGAATTGGTAGTACGTGCTTATTCTATCGTTTCATCACCGTTTGATGAAATTTTAGAGTTTTTATCAATTGTCGTACCTGATGGTGCATTTACCTCTAATTTACAACATCTTAAAATAAATGATGATGTTTATTTAGAGCGTGTTCCCTATGGCTTTTTAACTTTAGCTCGCTATCAAAAACCTTTACCACAAGATTTATGGTTATTAGCCACGGGTACAGGAATAGCCCCATTTATTTCTATGTTACAAGATTTTGAAGCATGGAAAAATTATCAAAATATCCGTTTGGTCTATAGCGTACGCCATGCTAATGAACTTGCTTATATTGATAAAATTCAACAACTTGCAGAAACATTTGGCGAAGGACATACAGGTTTTCAATTTATTCCTATTGTTACCCGTGATGAGCATTTTGCAGGCTTAAAACAACGTTTACCTCTCTTAATTGAAAATGGACAATTAGAACAACACGCTCAATTAAATTTTAATGTAGAAAAAAGCCATGTCATGCTCTGCGGTAATCCACAAATGGTGGAAGATACCAAAGAAAGCCTAAAACAGAAAGGCTTAACCATGAATCGACGTGGTGAAGGTAATATTGCGGTAGAAAATTATTGGTAAAACAACATAGATGGTGCGTATAACGCACCTTACTTAATAATTGAAAATCAATCACTTAAATAAATCTTGGAAACTTTCCACTTGTGATTTAACCATAATAATTGCGTGTTCTCTCCCTTGCTCTGCATGAGGATAATAATTTTTACGCATATCAATTTGATGAAAACCCACTTTTTCATATAATTTAATTGCTGAATGATTACTTTCTCGTACTTCTAAAAAAATTTGTACAGGTTGTGGATTTAAACGTTGTAAAGATTCTGTTAATAATTGATAGCCCAACCCTTGACCCTGAAACTGTGGTTTTATTGCCATTAATAATAAACTTGCTTCATCAAGTACCATTTGTAAAATACAAAAACCAATCACATGGTGCTGATATTCAAGTATGGTACACACATAACTTTGTTGAGCATCTTTAAACTGATTGAAGCTCCACGGATGTGATTGTACCTGCTGTTCAATCGCATAAACTGCTTCTATGTCAGCTGTAGTCATCGTACGAATATTGTACATATTTCACTCAAATTCATCATTAGAACAAATGCTATCATAGCAAATTTTCCCTACTGATGAAATATTCACTTTGTTACCTATCATAGAATAAACTGTAAAAAACAACATTTAATCTCTCTTAAATTTACAAAAAAAATACTTTAAATATTTTGCTAAAATATTTTAAAAATAAAATAGTTATGTTATAATAGTTATAATAGTTATAATAGTTATAATAGTTATAAAAATCCAATGTAGACACCCTTTTATGTTCTTCTATCTACTTTATTATGCCACCGTATCCGCCTGTGTAGTATTTGCCATCATCATATTACTACAGTGGTTATTTACTCAAAAAGTAGACTTTATCCGACATCGATTTGTAATTTATACCATTACTATATTAATTATACTACAAACTGTTCATCTTTTATACAAAGCACCAACTCGTATTGATTTCATCGCATTGATGAGTTTATTGATTATTCATCTTTCCATACTCTATTATCGTTATACCCATCAAAGTGTTAATCAAGATATGTATGATTTTATGACCATGCATGACCATTTAACACAACTACCAAATCGACAATACCTAAATCAATATTTATACAAACAAGCTCCTAAAAAAAATATCGCTTTTTTACATATTAATTTAGATCGATTTAAATTAATTAATAATGTATTTGGACATCAACAAGCTGATATTTTATTAAACTTAATTGCACAGCGTTTAAATACATTAATGCAAGAAAAAACACTATTATTTCGTATCGCAGGTGATGAATTATTATTTGTGATTGAAGACCATCATACTCAACACACTGAACAATGGGCTGAAAAAATCATTAAGGCTTTAAGTCGTCCCTTTAAGATTGAAGATAAAAATATTTATATTACCTGTAGTATTGGTATTGCAATTTCTCCACAACACGGCAAAACATTACAAGAATTATTAATTCATGCTGACACTGCTATGAGTCAAGCTAAAAAGCAAGGGCGTAATAACTATCATCTTTATAACCCACAATTATGTTATGATATAGAACATCTCAATCAGCAAATTTTAAATGATTTATATACAGCACATCAAAATCAACAATTAGTGTTACATTATCAAGCAAAATTTGATGTATCAACCTTACATATTAGTGGTATTGAGGCATTATTACGCTGGCAACATCCACAACATGGTTTACTATACCCTAAGGATTTTATCAATATCGCTGAAAAAACAGGTAATATCATTCCTATGACCTATTGGGTGCTTGAAGAGAGTTGCCGTCAAGTACAACTATGGCGACAACAAGGTTTAGAACACTTACTTCCTATTTCAATTAATATTTCAGGTTTGGTATTTGAACAAAAAAAACTACTTCACTATACAGAATTATTTATTCAACGTTATCAGTTACAGAAACATGATCTAATGTTTGAAATTACAGAATCTACAGCAATGAAAAACTTACAACTGAGCCAAAAAAAATGTAGAAAATTACAGCAATTAGGCGTAAAAATCTCAATTGATGATTTTGGTGTTGGCTATTCCAATTTTATGTATTTAAAAGAGTTATGTATTGATGAACTAAAAATTGACCGCCAATTTATTCATAATATTGAATATATTGAAAAAAATCGTATCATCTTAAAACATATGATTGATTTGGCACAACAACTCGATTTAATTGCTACTGTAGAAGGTGTAGAAAACCAAGTTCAATTAGATATTTTAAAACAATTCAATTGCCCAAAAGCACAGGGTTTCTTTTTAGCCAAACCTATGCCTATCGATAAATTGGAACAAACTTTCAAAAAAACAGCAGAATAGTCTAGTTAAATATATCATGTCATGTTAGAATAGACAGGTATATTTTTTAATTTTTATCTTGCGGTGATATGCACTAATGTAGGGTGCATCACTCCTTAAGGATTTTTTATGCCGATTATTACTTTGCCGAATGGCGACCAAAAACAGTTTGAACAACCAATTTCCGTGATGGAGCTTGCTCAAAGTATTGGAGCAGGTTTAGCTAAAAGTACCGTGGCAGGTCGTGTCAATGGTAAACTTGTTGATGCGTGTGATTTAATCACCGAAGATGCTACCGTTCAAATTATCACGCCAAAAGACGAAGAAGGTGTAGAAATTATTCGCCATTCTTGTGCACATTTAGTAGGTCATGCCGTAAAACAAATGTTTCCAGAAGCCAAAATGGTGATTGGTCCTGTAATTGAAGAAGGTTTCTATTACGATATTCATATGCCACGCCCATTTACTTTGGAAGATATGGCAAAAATTGAACAGCGTATGATGGAACTCATCGACCAAGACTATGATGTCATCAAAAAAATGACACCACGAGATGAAGTTATTAAAATATTCCAAGAGCGTGGTGAAGAATATAAATTACGTTTAATTGATGACATGCCTGATGAAACTGCAATGGGCTTATATTATCATCAAGAATATATTGATATGTGTCGTGGACCTCACGTTCCAAACACTAAATTCTTAAAATCATTTAAATTAACTAAAATTTCTGGTGCGTACTGGCGTGGTGATGCAAAAAATGAGCAATTACAACGTATTTATGGTACGGCTTGGGCGGATAAAAAACAACTTGCTGCCTATATCAAACGTATTGAAGAGGCTGAAAAGCGAGACCATCGTAAAATTGGTAAAGCCTTAGATTTATTCCATATGCAAGAAGAAGCACCGGGAATGGTGTTTTGGCACGCTAATGGTTGGACGATGTATCAAGTACTTGAACAATATATGCGTCAAGTACAAAAAGATAATGGCTATCAAGAAGTAAAAACTCCACAAATCGTGGACAGAGCTTTATGGGAAAAATCTGGACATTGGGCAAATTATTCAGATTATATGTTCACAACTAACTCAGAAAGCCGTGATTATGCAGTCAAACCAATGAACTGCCCTTGCCATGTACAAATTTTTAATCAAGGTTTAAAATCGTATCGTGATTTACCAATTCGTTTGGCTGAATTTGGTTCATGTCATCGTAATGAGCCATCTGGTTCATTGCATGGTATTATGCGTGTGCGTGGCTTTACGCAAGATGATGCTCATATTTTCTGTACAACAGAGCAAATTGGTCAAGAAGTAGCTGATTTTATCAAACTAACTTTAGATGTTTATAAAGATTTTGGCTTTGAAGAAGTACAAATGAAACTTTCTACACGCCCTGAAAAACGTGTAGGTAGTGATGAATTGTGGGATGTAGCAGAAAAATCTCTTGCTGATGCGTTGGATAATGCAGGTTTAGAGTGGGAATTACAACCAGGTGAAGGTGCATTCTACGGGCCGAAAATTGAATTTTCATTGAAAGATTGTTTGGGTCGAGTATGGCAATGTGGTACAATCCAATGCGATTTCAATTTGCCAGAACGTTTAGAAGCATCATTTGTAACTGAAGATAATGGTCGTGCTCAACCAGTCATGTTGCACCGTGCAATTTTGGGTAGCTTTGAACGCTTTATTGGAATTTTAATTGAGCATTATGCAGGCTTTATGCCACCTTGGTTATCACCAACACAAATTTGTGTAATGAATATTACCGATGCTCAAGCTGATGCGTGTCAAAAAGTGGTAGAGCAATTTAAAGCTCATGGTTTACGTGCCATCACTGACTTGCGTAATGAAAAAATTGGCTTTAAAATTCGTGAAAGAACTTTAGAACGTATTCCTTATCTTCTAGTTTTGGGAGACCGAGAAGTAGAAGAAGGTACAGTCAATGTGCGTACTCGCACAGGTAAAAACTTAGGGACTATGTCAGTAGAAGCATTTATTGACTTAGTGAAATCTGCGATTGCGGAACGTGGTCGCTATATAGTGGAGTAATAAACATTAAACCGTCTGATCGTAACCAACAGCAAGGGGCTAAAAGTAATCGTCCTGCATTAAATGGTGAAATTCGCGCTAAAGAAGTGCTATTGATTGATGAAACTGGTGAGAAAAAAGGGGTTGTCGCAATAGCTGAAGCCCTAAAATTGGCTGAAGAAGCTGATCTTGATTTAGTTGAGATTGTTAGCAATGCTCAACCACCAGTATGTAAAATCATGGATTATAACAAGCATCTATTTGACTTAAAACAAAAGCAAAAAGATGCTAAGAAAAAGCAACATCAAGTGCAAATTAAGGAAATTAAATTACGTCCTGGTACTGATGTCGGTGATTATAATGTCAAATTGCGTGCAATTTTACGTTTCCTAGAAGATGGCGATAAAGTAAAAATTACTTTACGTTTCCGTGGACGTGAAATGGCTCACCAAGACTTAGGTCTTGCTCAATTACAAAAAATTGAAGCAGATACTGCTGAATTTGCGGTAGTGGAACAAGCACCTAAATTAGAAGGTCGCCAAATGGGTATGTTACTTGGACCTAAAAAGAAAAAGTAATATAAGTCAGCACCTATATTTTTATCAATAATACCCCAAAAGTAAATCGTTTATTTTTGGGGTATTATGTATAATTAGCATTTATAAACTGACTATAAACAACATTACAACAAAATCTATCACACACTTAGCTTGTATCTCAACCTATGATATTTTAAAATCTATGTGATATTAACCTTTTGATGATATGCAAATATATGAAAATGAACTTAAAAACACTCAGTATTATTGGCTTAACTGTAGGTTTAACCGCATGTTTAACCACACCTGAAAAAACCAAAACAAACACACCCGTTGTACAAGCACCACAAGCTACGGTTTTTGAAGAACCTGTGATTTCTGCACCATTTTATGCACTAAACCCATTTCAATATGACCAACCGCCTGTATTCGAACTTGCTTTACAACAAGCTAAAAATAGTCCTGTACAAGCCTATCAAATTACGCAAGCTGATGGTTCAGTAGTTCTCTATGATAAAAATAAGCTCATTATTCCTTTAACTCAACAAACACAACGTGCAACACGTTTTGCTGTTTTACCTGATGAAGGCGAATTAGATGTTACCGAAATTGATGATTTTATAAATTTACTTGAAGGTAAAGCACGTCATTATCCAGCTCAATTCCATAGCAAAAATGAACGCTACGGCTATTCACAAAAATTGAAAAAAATTATTACTGAATTAGACCAATATGCTGTATTACCTGATGCATCTTTTGATATATTATTAAGAGCATTTAAAGCTAATGTAATGGCACGCAATCTTGATTTGGGTCAAATTTATACAACTAAATCATTAAGTTATGCACAGCGTCTAGCTAAAATGAATGCAAATGATGGTGAGTTTAATCTTTGGTTTGGTTTTTCTTTAGCTGAAGGCGGTGCTCAACGTGAAGCTTTACCTTATTTAGATAAAGCGATGAAAGCTAATGTACAAGAAGCCTATTTAGCTACTGTAAATGCTTATTTAGGTATGGAACATAAGAAAAATGCAATCAATACTTTAAAGCAATATAAACTTAAATATCCAACTGAAGCCAATGTTGCTGACCGCTTAATTCAAGAAATTGAAGCAGGTCAGCGTTGGAACGTTTGGCAAGTTAATAAGAAATAATGGTAAATTACAGGCTATCTGATTTTAGATAGCCTGTAATTTCAAATCATAGATATTTTTTACACTGTACTGCGTTGGTTTTGACGCATACGGAATCTATCTTTTTGCTCCTCAGTCGTTTTGTCAATACAATGCACACAAGATACACCGACTTCATAGCTATCTAACTGAGTATCTTCTGGTAATAAAGCCCAACCACAAGCATAACAGCGTGTCGTTTGTCCTTGCTTTAAACCATGTGTTACAGCATTACGTTCATCGAAAACAAAACATTCACCTTGCCATAAACTCTGCTCTTCAGGAATCTCTTCCAAATATTTTAAAATACCACCTTTTAAATGGTACACTTCCTTAAATCCTTCTTGCAATAACAATGATGTTGATTTTTCACAGCGAATGCCACCTGTACAGAACATGGCAATTTTCTTATCTTTATATTGTGCTAATTCACGTTCAACATAATCTGGAAATTCACGGAAAGTTTCAGTTTGTGGGTCAATCGCCCCTTTAAAAGTACCAATTTTATATTCATAGTCATTGCGTGTATCAATCACAATTACATCATCTTGGCTTAATAACTCATTCCATTGTTGTGGATTAAGATAATGCCCTACTAAATCTCGTGGCTTAACATCCACGCCTAAAGTAACAATTTCTTTTTTAAGTTTAATCTTCATTTTACCAAAAGGCTTTTCTTGGCTAGTTGATTCTTTATATTCTAAATCATGAAAACCTTCGTCGTATAAAAATTGTTTAATACAGTCAATTGCATGACGATCACCTGCAACCGTGCCATTAATACCTTCATCAGCCACAATGAGCGTACCACATAAATTTATGCTATTCACTAACTCTAATAAACGTTGTTTTAAATCAGCAGGATTATCTACTTGTTTAAATTGATATAAAGCTGCTAAAA comes from Moraxella sp. ZY210820 and encodes:
- a CDS encoding dicarboxylate/amino acid:cation symporter, with translation MVVKKAPFYKALYFWVVVAIIAGILLGHFAPKVGASLEPLGKAFIQLVKMIIAPVIFLTIVTGIAGMNNMKTVGRVATKAMIYFLTFSTLALIIGLVVGNVIQPGAGMNINPETIAKGAAKVTEYGEKAQKSGVVEFLMAIIPNTLVSPLVGNNILQVLFVSVLFGYALSKSGEAGRPITEFLQQLAEPIFIIVNLIMKLAPIGAFGAMAFTIGKYGLSSLTSLMTLIATFYITSLLFVFIVLGAVAKYNGFSIFKMIRYIKEELWLVLGTSSSEAALPTLMKKMEKAGCEKSVVGLVIPTGYSFNLDGTNIYMTMAALFIAQAYGIDLTLFEQITLLLVAMVSSKGAAGVTGAGFITLAATIQMVPSIPLEGMALILGIDRFMSECRALTNLVGNACATIVVARWEDALDKEQLDKAFAGQLDDNLPPPVAPAT
- a CDS encoding LysE family transporter produces the protein MTVLFSIIILHFLAQITPGPDILLISKIAMTKGKIPAIFSITGITLGIAIWIILTLTGFSLLLSQFTWIQPLIMLFGAIFLAKMGIAMIRSYHAQTQKLAHAQQGENPHPHIDEPNIQQQSNLQYLTQGLLTNLANPKAVIYFASVFSLAIKSPELQSLKSVLAIVVIIETFLVFLALAWALSHPKIQPLYQKNERYIDGIAGLCFVAFALFLAVDGVKGLST
- the rnhB gene encoding ribonuclease HII encodes the protein MLIAGVDEAGRGPLIGSVVAAAVILDPQNPIVGLNDSKKLSEKKREQLFVEIQQKALAWSIAEASHDEIDELNILNATLLAMQRAVDGLKMTPNKVLIDGNKIPKTMTIECEAVVGGDALHAEISAASILAKVTRDRQLLALDKQYPHYGFAQHKGYPTKAHLQAIEQYGVLVEHRRSYKPIKIALGLVD
- the nagZ gene encoding beta-N-acetylhexosaminidase: MIGSLMLDIQGTTLSSEDIELLKASHVGGLILFSRNIESPQQVRALTDHIRQIRPEILIAVDQEGGRVQRLRQGFSRLPAMGRLGELYQQQPQQAIDLAEQSGWLMATEVLAVGIDFSFAPVLDINDISDVIGDRAFADNPDDIIILAGAFMRGMHSAGMATTGKHFPGHGSVKADTHHVPAVDDRCYDEIFAKDMQSFIQLMPQLDALMPAHVIYPQVDENPAGFSSFWIQEVLRKRLNFDGVLFSDDLSMQAACVAGNADARILAALNAGCDMGLVCNDRPSAIIALQGLQQANISMPKQARLEKMRGQIPEINIASQFDLGDEWKVVQHNIHQFIDMV
- a CDS encoding ferredoxin--NADP reductase — translated: MINEKFSIEKVLSVHKYTDTLFSFTLTRPAHFKFTAGQFARLGILVDGELVVRAYSIVSSPFDEILEFLSIVVPDGAFTSNLQHLKINDDVYLERVPYGFLTLARYQKPLPQDLWLLATGTGIAPFISMLQDFEAWKNYQNIRLVYSVRHANELAYIDKIQQLAETFGEGHTGFQFIPIVTRDEHFAGLKQRLPLLIENGQLEQHAQLNFNVEKSHVMLCGNPQMVEDTKESLKQKGLTMNRRGEGNIAVENYW
- the rimI gene encoding ribosomal protein S18-alanine N-acetyltransferase; this translates as MYNIRTMTTADIEAVYAIEQQVQSHPWSFNQFKDAQQSYVCTILEYQHHVIGFCILQMVLDEASLLLMAIKPQFQGQGLGYQLLTESLQRLNPQPVQIFLEVRESNHSAIKLYEKVGFHQIDMRKNYYPHAEQGREHAIIMVKSQVESFQDLFK
- a CDS encoding bifunctional diguanylate cyclase/phosphodiesterase, which gives rise to MSLLIIHLSILYYRYTHQSVNQDMYDFMTMHDHLTQLPNRQYLNQYLYKQAPKKNIAFLHINLDRFKLINNVFGHQQADILLNLIAQRLNTLMQEKTLLFRIAGDELLFVIEDHHTQHTEQWAEKIIKALSRPFKIEDKNIYITCSIGIAISPQHGKTLQELLIHADTAMSQAKKQGRNNYHLYNPQLCYDIEHLNQQILNDLYTAHQNQQLVLHYQAKFDVSTLHISGIEALLRWQHPQHGLLYPKDFINIAEKTGNIIPMTYWVLEESCRQVQLWRQQGLEHLLPISINISGLVFEQKKLLHYTELFIQRYQLQKHDLMFEITESTAMKNLQLSQKKCRKLQQLGVKISIDDFGVGYSNFMYLKELCIDELKIDRQFIHNIEYIEKNRIILKHMIDLAQQLDLIATVEGVENQVQLDILKQFNCPKAQGFFLAKPMPIDKLEQTFKKTAE